One Felis catus isolate Fca126 chromosome D1, F.catus_Fca126_mat1.0, whole genome shotgun sequence DNA segment encodes these proteins:
- the HEPACAM gene encoding hepatocyte cell adhesion molecule isoform X6, with product MKRERGALSRAFSALSLTPFVYLLLIQTEPLEGVNITSPVRLIHGTVGKSALLSVQYSSTSSDKPVVKWQLKRDKPVTVVQSIGTEVIGTLRPDYRDRIRLFENGSLLLSDLQLADEGTYEVEISITDDTFTGEKTINLTVDVPISRPQVLVASTTVLELSEAFTLNCSHENGTKPSYTWLKDGKPLLNDSRMLLSPDHKVLTITRVLMEDDDLYSCVVENPISQGRSLPIKITVYRRSSLYIILSTGGIFLLVTLVTVCACWKPSKKSGKKRKLEKQNSLEYMDQNDDRLKPEGELPATHSPIPSPLRSVGCWEKAELGHKEASSAGPLPPPTARRLQSRERCGQGRTPADTLPRSGEQERKNPMALYILKDKDSPEPEENPAPEPRSATEPGPPGYSVSPAVPGRSPGLPIRSARRYPRSPARSPATGRTHTSPPRAPGSPGRSRSASRTLRTAGVHLIREQDEASPVEISA from the exons AGCCCCTGGAGGGGGTGAACATCACCAGCCCGGTGCGCCTGATCCATGGCACGGTGGGGAAGTCAGCCCTGCTTTCCGTGCAGTACAGCAGCACCAGCAGTGACAAGCCCGTCGTGAAGTGGCAGCTGAAGCGGGACAAGCCAGTGACTGTGGTACAGTCCATCGGCACAGAGGTCATTGGCACCTTACGGCCTGACTACCGAGACCGCATCCGCCTCTTTGAAAACGGCTCCCTGCTTCTCAGTGACCTGCAGCTGGCCGATGAGGGCACCTATGAGGTTGAGATCTCCATCACGGATGACACGTTCACCGGGGAGAAGACGATCAACCTCACCGTAGATG TGCCCATTTCCAGGCCACAGGTGTTAGTGGCTTCGACCACTGTGCTGGAGCTCAGCGAGGCCTTCACCCTGAACTGCTCGCACGAGAACGGCACCAAGCCCAGCTACACCTGGCTGAAGGATGGCAAACCCCTCCTCAATGACTCGAGAATGCTCCTGTCCCCTGACCACAAGGTGCTCACCATCACCCGCGTGCTCATGGAGGACGACGACCTGTACAGCTGTGTGGTGGAGAACCCCATCAGCCAGGGCCGCAGCCTGCCCATCAAGATCACCGTATACA gaAGAAGTTCCCTCTACATCATCTTGTCCACAGGAGGCATCTTCCTCCTTGTGACCTTGGTGACAGTCTGTGCCTGCTGGAAACCCTCCAAAAAGTCTGG gaagaagaggaagctggAGAAGCAAAACTCCCTGGAATATATGGATCAGAATGATGACCGTCTGAAACCAGAAGGTGAGCTCCCagccacccactcacccatcccATCGCCACTCAGATCAGTGGGCTGCTGGGAAAAGGCAGAACTGGGCCACAAGGAAGCCAGCTCTGCAGGGCCCCTTCCTCCACCAACTGCACGAAGACTGCAGAGCAGGGAGAGGTGCGGCCAAGGTAGGACCCCAG CAGATACCCTCCCACGAAGTGGCGAGCAGGAGCGGAAGAACCCCATGGCACTGTATATCCTGAAGGACAAG GACTCCCCGGAGCCCGAGGAGAACCCTGCCCCGGAGCCTCGGAGCGCCACCGAGCCCGGCCCGCCAGGCTACTCCGTGTCGCCGGCGGTACCCGGCCGCTCGCCAGGGCTGCCCATCCGCTCGGCCCGCCGCTACCCGCGCTCTCCGGCGCGCTCCCCCGCCACGGGCCGGACGCACACGTCgccgccccgggccccgggctCGCCCGGCCGCTCGCGCAGCGCCTCGCGCACACTGCGGACTGCGGGCGTGCACCTGATCCGCGAGCAAGACGAGGCCAGCCCGGTGGAGATCAGCGCCTGA